The following coding sequences lie in one Seriola aureovittata isolate HTS-2021-v1 ecotype China chromosome 5, ASM2101889v1, whole genome shotgun sequence genomic window:
- the zgc:158260 gene encoding putative protein FAM47D isoform X2 — protein METKNTQPTFPWYKERLQTKYLKAPTNKISSVSSSWRFVNVNLDDCSSVLSEARRGVSPVIFHNPSNHSSTQKPRKSIPKEHACFSKQMIRKQIRREYVASVEGNIKQHPLAMYPHYKDHMTAELFDKVVSILDPDMCVNSASSLPTPTTHHAEEEEEEEHCKEPSKEDISRAKQGKSANKISDVQSPSPGNPYILQMNGNGIKKGQKVKVNQLSNHEDMKVATKLFSRWFVSPDEEINVPESPILQHSSSTTFPI, from the exons ATGGAGACAAAGAACACGCAGCCAACTTTCCCTTG gTACAAGGAGAGGTTGCAGACCAAGTATCTTAAAGCCCCAACAAACAAGATTTCCTCGGTCAGCAGTAGTTGGCGTTTTGTAAATGTGAACCTCGATGATTGCTCTTCAGTCTTATCTGAGGCCCGAAGAGGTGTCTCACCGGTTATTTTCCATAACCCTTCAAATCACAGTTCCACTCAAAAGCCTAGAAAGAGCATCCCTAAAGAGCATGCATGCTTCTCAAAGCAGATGATCCGAAAGCAGATTCGCAGAGAATATGTGGCCTCTGTGGAGGGAAACATCAAACAGCATCCTTTAGCTATGTACCCGCACTATAAGGATCACATGACCGCAGAG TTATTTGATAAGGTGGTATCCATTTTGGACCCAGACATGTGCGTAAACAGCGCCTCTTCACTTCCTACGCCTACAACACACcatgcagaggaggaagaagaagaggaacacTGTAAAGAGCCAAGTAAGGAGGACATAAGCAGAGCCAAACAAGGAAAATCTGCCAATAAAAT CTCTGACGTCCAAAGTCCAAGTCCTGGAAACCCATATATACTACAAATGAATGGAAACGGTATCAAGAAAGGCCAGAAAGTCAAAGTGAATCAACTGAGCAACCATGAAGACATGAAAGTAGCCACCAAACTTTTCAGCAGATGGTTTGTTTCTCCG GATGAAGAGATCAACGTTCCTGAATCTCCCATACTTCAACACTCTTCATCAACCACCTTCCCCATTTAA
- the zgc:158260 gene encoding putative protein FAM47D isoform X1, translated as METKNTQPTFPWYKERLQTKYLKAPTNKISSVSSSWRFVNVNLDDCSSVLSEARRGVSPVIFHNPSNHSSTQKPRKSIPKEHACFSKQMIRKQIRREYVASVEGNIKQHPLAMYPHYKDHMTAELFDKVVSILDPDMCVNSASSLPTPTTHHAEEEEEEEHCKEPSKEDISRAKQGKSANKISSDVQSPSPGNPYILQMNGNGIKKGQKVKVNQLSNHEDMKVATKLFSRWFVSPDEEINVPESPILQHSSSTTFPI; from the exons ATGGAGACAAAGAACACGCAGCCAACTTTCCCTTG gTACAAGGAGAGGTTGCAGACCAAGTATCTTAAAGCCCCAACAAACAAGATTTCCTCGGTCAGCAGTAGTTGGCGTTTTGTAAATGTGAACCTCGATGATTGCTCTTCAGTCTTATCTGAGGCCCGAAGAGGTGTCTCACCGGTTATTTTCCATAACCCTTCAAATCACAGTTCCACTCAAAAGCCTAGAAAGAGCATCCCTAAAGAGCATGCATGCTTCTCAAAGCAGATGATCCGAAAGCAGATTCGCAGAGAATATGTGGCCTCTGTGGAGGGAAACATCAAACAGCATCCTTTAGCTATGTACCCGCACTATAAGGATCACATGACCGCAGAG TTATTTGATAAGGTGGTATCCATTTTGGACCCAGACATGTGCGTAAACAGCGCCTCTTCACTTCCTACGCCTACAACACACcatgcagaggaggaagaagaagaggaacacTGTAAAGAGCCAAGTAAGGAGGACATAAGCAGAGCCAAACAAGGAAAATCTGCCAATAAAAT CAGCTCTGACGTCCAAAGTCCAAGTCCTGGAAACCCATATATACTACAAATGAATGGAAACGGTATCAAGAAAGGCCAGAAAGTCAAAGTGAATCAACTGAGCAACCATGAAGACATGAAAGTAGCCACCAAACTTTTCAGCAGATGGTTTGTTTCTCCG GATGAAGAGATCAACGTTCCTGAATCTCCCATACTTCAACACTCTTCATCAACCACCTTCCCCATTTAA
- the scarb2a gene encoding lysosome membrane protein 2a isoform X1 — MTRRSCAIYATGIVCAHLLIVGIALVVAQVFQTMIHSRLKKEMTLTEKSRVFESWKNPPPPVYMEYYFFNVTNPEEFLKGGKASVKQIGPYTYREYRPRENITFLENGTKIYALNPKTFVFVPEKSAGDPKVDIIRTVNIPYVAVMNEMNSYSFIVRTLISMYMNSLGVELFMTRTVDEFLWGFKDPILTKIHSMKPDVDEYFGLMWKKNGTHEGEFVFHTGEENYLDYGKIDTWNGLRKMSWWSSNQSNMINGTDGAVFHPLINRNELLYIFAADLCRSIHLAYVEDVEVKGIQAYRFAPPSDVLMSPEDNPANKGFCVPAGDCLGTGVLKVSVCREGAPIVVSFPHFYQADPKYINAVDGLNPNKEEHETYLDLQPTTGVPIRACKRAQLNIIMKRVQGFPKTKYINETIFPIMFVNETATIDDDSASQMRTLLLIVTLVSNFPLLIVGLGIILLLVLVVLFCRNRQKKNEVKRIDFTEAFHSFTTAKEDTAYTQVSDKPDEPSETPANQPMRNGSYIAMSPVEAQKC, encoded by the exons ATGACTCGAAGATCCTGTGCGATTTACGCCACCGGCATCGTGTGCGCTCACCTCCTGATAGTGGGGATCGCCTTGGTCGTGGCTCAAGTCTTCCAAACAATGATACACAGCCGGTTAAAAAAG gaaatgacttTGACGGAGAAGAGCAGAGTGTTTGAGTCATGGAAGAATCCACCTCCACCTGTTTATATGGAGTATTACTTCTTCAATGTGACCAATCCAGAGGAGTTCTTGAAAGGCGGGAAGGCATCTGTAAAACAGATCGGACCCTATACTTACAG GGAATACAGGCCGAGAGAAAACATAACTTTCCTGGAGAACGGCACCAAGATTTATGCCCTTAACCCGAAAACCTTTGTCTTTGTGCCTGAGAAGTCCGCCGGAGACCCCAAGGTTGACATCATCAGGACTGTCAACATCCCATATGTG GCGGTGATGAACGAGATGAACTCCTACTCCTTCATCGTGCGAACTTTAATTTCCATGTACATGAACAGCCTGGGTGTCGAGCTGTTCATGACACGCACCGTGGATGAGTTCCTGTGGGGATTCAAAGACCCTATTCTCACAAAGATCCACTCCATGAAGCCTGACGTGGATGAATATTTTGGGCTGATGTGGAAG aaaaatgGCACTCATGAAGGAGAGTTTGTGTTCCACACTGGCGAGGAGAACTACTTGGATTATGGCAAGATTGACACGTGGAACGGCCTGAG GAAGATGTCGTGGTGGTCTTCCAATCAGAGCAACATGATCAACGGAACGGATGGCGCTGTCTTCCACCCTTTAATAAACAGGAACGAGTTACTCTACATCTTTGCTGCCGATCTCTGCAG GTCTATTCATCTAGCCTATGTGGAAGACGTGGAGGTGAAAGGCATCCAAGCGTACCGCTTTGCACCCCCGAGCGACGTCCTCATGAGTCCCGAAGACAACCCCGCTAACAAGGGCTTCTGTGTGCCAGCTGGAGACTGTCTCGGCACCGGGGTGCTTAAAGTCAGCGTTTGTCGAGAAG GTGCTCCCATCGTCGTGTCTTTCCCCCACTTTTATCAAGCGGACCCCAAGTACATCAATGCTGTCGACGGGCTCAACCCCAACAAGGAGGAACACGAGACGTACCTCGACTTGCAGCCG accaCGGGAGTTCCCATTCGTGCCTGCAAGCGAGCTCAGCTCAATATCATTATGAAGAGAGTCCAAGGCTTCCC CAAAACCAAGTACATCAACGAGACCATTTTCCCCATCATGTTCGTCAATGAG ACGGCGACCATTGATGATGACTCAGCTTCCCAGATGAGGACGCTGCTCTTGATTGTGACCCTTGTGTCAAACTTCCCCTTGCTCATCGTGGGTTTGGgcatcatcctgctgctggtgctcGTCGTCTTGTTCTGCCGAAACCGCCAGAAGAAG AATGAAGTAAAACGTATTGATTTTACTGAAgcttttcattcttttact ACGGCAAAAGAGGACACGGCCTACACTCAGGTCAGCGACAAACCGGACGAGCCGTCGGAAACGCCAGCCAACCAGCCAATGAGGAATGGCTCCTACATTGCCATGTCTCCAGTGGAGGCCCAGAAGTGTTGA
- the scarb2a gene encoding lysosome membrane protein 2a isoform X2, giving the protein MTRRSCAIYATGIVCAHLLIVGIALVVAQVFQTMIHSRLKKEMTLTEKSRVFESWKNPPPPVYMEYYFFNVTNPEEFLKGGKASVKQIGPYTYREYRPRENITFLENGTKIYALNPKTFVFVPEKSAGDPKVDIIRTVNIPYVAVMNEMNSYSFIVRTLISMYMNSLGVELFMTRTVDEFLWGFKDPILTKIHSMKPDVDEYFGLMWKKNGTHEGEFVFHTGEENYLDYGKIDTWNGLRKMSWWSSNQSNMINGTDGAVFHPLINRNELLYIFAADLCRSIHLAYVEDVEVKGIQAYRFAPPSDVLMSPEDNPANKGFCVPAGDCLGTGVLKVSVCREGAPIVVSFPHFYQADPKYINAVDGLNPNKEEHETYLDLQPTTGVPIRACKRAQLNIIMKRVQGFPKTKYINETIFPIMFVNETATIDDDSASQMRTLLLIVTLVSNFPLLIVGLGIILLLVLVVLFCRNRQKKTAKEDTAYTQVSDKPDEPSETPANQPMRNGSYIAMSPVEAQKC; this is encoded by the exons ATGACTCGAAGATCCTGTGCGATTTACGCCACCGGCATCGTGTGCGCTCACCTCCTGATAGTGGGGATCGCCTTGGTCGTGGCTCAAGTCTTCCAAACAATGATACACAGCCGGTTAAAAAAG gaaatgacttTGACGGAGAAGAGCAGAGTGTTTGAGTCATGGAAGAATCCACCTCCACCTGTTTATATGGAGTATTACTTCTTCAATGTGACCAATCCAGAGGAGTTCTTGAAAGGCGGGAAGGCATCTGTAAAACAGATCGGACCCTATACTTACAG GGAATACAGGCCGAGAGAAAACATAACTTTCCTGGAGAACGGCACCAAGATTTATGCCCTTAACCCGAAAACCTTTGTCTTTGTGCCTGAGAAGTCCGCCGGAGACCCCAAGGTTGACATCATCAGGACTGTCAACATCCCATATGTG GCGGTGATGAACGAGATGAACTCCTACTCCTTCATCGTGCGAACTTTAATTTCCATGTACATGAACAGCCTGGGTGTCGAGCTGTTCATGACACGCACCGTGGATGAGTTCCTGTGGGGATTCAAAGACCCTATTCTCACAAAGATCCACTCCATGAAGCCTGACGTGGATGAATATTTTGGGCTGATGTGGAAG aaaaatgGCACTCATGAAGGAGAGTTTGTGTTCCACACTGGCGAGGAGAACTACTTGGATTATGGCAAGATTGACACGTGGAACGGCCTGAG GAAGATGTCGTGGTGGTCTTCCAATCAGAGCAACATGATCAACGGAACGGATGGCGCTGTCTTCCACCCTTTAATAAACAGGAACGAGTTACTCTACATCTTTGCTGCCGATCTCTGCAG GTCTATTCATCTAGCCTATGTGGAAGACGTGGAGGTGAAAGGCATCCAAGCGTACCGCTTTGCACCCCCGAGCGACGTCCTCATGAGTCCCGAAGACAACCCCGCTAACAAGGGCTTCTGTGTGCCAGCTGGAGACTGTCTCGGCACCGGGGTGCTTAAAGTCAGCGTTTGTCGAGAAG GTGCTCCCATCGTCGTGTCTTTCCCCCACTTTTATCAAGCGGACCCCAAGTACATCAATGCTGTCGACGGGCTCAACCCCAACAAGGAGGAACACGAGACGTACCTCGACTTGCAGCCG accaCGGGAGTTCCCATTCGTGCCTGCAAGCGAGCTCAGCTCAATATCATTATGAAGAGAGTCCAAGGCTTCCC CAAAACCAAGTACATCAACGAGACCATTTTCCCCATCATGTTCGTCAATGAG ACGGCGACCATTGATGATGACTCAGCTTCCCAGATGAGGACGCTGCTCTTGATTGTGACCCTTGTGTCAAACTTCCCCTTGCTCATCGTGGGTTTGGgcatcatcctgctgctggtgctcGTCGTCTTGTTCTGCCGAAACCGCCAGAAGAAG ACGGCAAAAGAGGACACGGCCTACACTCAGGTCAGCGACAAACCGGACGAGCCGTCGGAAACGCCAGCCAACCAGCCAATGAGGAATGGCTCCTACATTGCCATGTCTCCAGTGGAGGCCCAGAAGTGTTGA